The segment GGAAGTATGGAAGTAAATTCTCCCGGGCGCATGCAGGAACCTTTTATTTTAGACGAGTTGGAATATGAGCCCGTTTCCGGACAAACCAGTATTGCTTTCTACCAGGTCGAAGAAACGATGATCGGGAAAGAGATTATTTATGCGGAACTTCTTTTTATTATCCCGGATAATATCTGATCCGGCGATTTAAAGCAGGCCCGAACCGCCGGATTTGCGGAAAAATTCCTATTCCTTCACGATTTTATACCTGTGATCGCTGATCTGCAGAAAATACAATCCTGCTCCATAACCGGAAAGATCTACCTGGAACTGTTTTTTGTTTAAGATTTGTACATCTGCTGAAACCGATCTTCCCGAAGCGTCAAACACTCCTGCAAAATCATTTGCGGAAGCATTCACGGTCAGTAACCCTTTTGCCGGATTCGGGTAGAGTGTTACTTCGTCATTTTCACACGTCAGGCTTGCAACGGAGAGCATTTCTTCTGTTCCGTCTACATCTGTTAAAAGCAAGCGGTAATAACTTGTTCCGCTGAGCGGATTATCAACCCGGTACGAATAATCGGTCCGTGTCTGGGAACTGAATTGTGCCTTCACTTGTGCTTCTTCCTTCCAGGAAAGGCCATCGGCTGAACTTTCAATGGTAAAATGATCCGTGCGGGATTCGCTTTCGGTAGTCCAGTTTAAAAGCCCGGAACCGCCAGAACAATTTGCTGTAAATGAACTAAGTTCCACCGGAAGGGCAGAAACAAGAACAAGCTGGACATTATCTACAAGCAGGTTACATGTTTCGGTGGTTGTACCGGTAAAAGTAAGCGTGTGCACAGTGGCTGTCGGTACAAAATCCACAAATTCGGTAACCAGGGAAAAAGCCGTTCCGTTTCTCGAAATATTTTTGGAAGCTGCCCCTCCGCTAATTGTTACGGTCATGCTTTGAACAGTTGGGCCACAACTGGTTCTGCGGGAACACAGGAAAGTAACGCGGTATAAAGCTCCGACCGTTAACCCGGTGATGGTCTGGCAAAGGCCGGCCACGGCATCAACTTCTGCTACTACATTTGTATTGGACGAACCTCCGTAAACGGATTCGGCATTTGTTTCAGGGTTACATCCCCAGGAAGCTGTTCCCGAATTGAAGTTTCCGTTGGCAATAGATTGGGCATACACCTGACAAGACAAGATGCCGCTTAACGCAAGAATAATAAATTTCATTGTAGTTTTTCTTCAGGCTGCAAAACTAGCTATTTAGCCAGACTTCCGGCGTTTGGAAACTGTTACTTTTATGCTAAAAAAAACCGAACAGGCTCCTTTTTTAAAAAATGAACTGCTTTTTTGCTTCCCGTTAGAATTCCTGACAAGAAGCGGATTAAAGTTCCACCAACTCGATCGGTAATCCGTCCGGGTCTTCGAAAAAAGTAAAGCGTTTCCCGGTGAATTCATCGATGCGCACCGGTTCGCAGATCACGCCTTTCAGGAGTAATTCGGTGACACAATTGTCCACATGGTCAACCGAAAAAGCCAAATGCCTTAATCCGAGGGCTTCGGGACGCGAAATTCTTTTCGGTGGATCCGGGAATGAAAACAGTTCCACGCAGTAAACTCCGTTCAGGATAAGGTCCAGTTTATACGATTTCCGGTCTTCGCGGTAATTTTCCGCCAGGATTTCGAAACCAAGTACTTCCGTGTAAAACCGTTTGGACCTCTCGTAGTCCGAACAAATAATGGCAATGTGATGAATGGATTTAAGCACTGCTAAAAGATCTGTTTTAAAGTTCCAAAATACAATTATTAAGGCAGAAAATGGTTCAAATGGTTCAAATGG is part of the Fluviicola sp. genome and harbors:
- a CDS encoding VOC family protein → MLKSIHHIAIICSDYERSKRFYTEVLGFEILAENYREDRKSYKLDLILNGVYCVELFSFPDPPKRISRPEALGLRHLAFSVDHVDNCVTELLLKGVICEPVRIDEFTGKRFTFFEDPDGLPIELVEL
- a CDS encoding T9SS type A sorting domain-containing protein; the protein is MKFIILALSGILSCQVYAQSIANGNFNSGTASWGCNPETNAESVYGGSSNTNVVAEVDAVAGLCQTITGLTVGALYRVTFLCSRRTSCGPTVQSMTVTISGGAASKNISRNGTAFSLVTEFVDFVPTATVHTLTFTGTTTETCNLLVDNVQLVLVSALPVELSSFTANCSGGSGLLNWTTESESRTDHFTIESSADGLSWKEEAQVKAQFSSQTRTDYSYRVDNPLSGTSYYRLLLTDVDGTEEMLSVASLTCENDEVTLYPNPAKGLLTVNASANDFAGVFDASGRSVSADVQILNKKQFQVDLSGYGAGLYFLQISDHRYKIVKE